TGCAGCAGCGCCCCTACGCGCATGGAAGCTTGTCCTACCTCTGCACAAAGCGGACTCCTAGTGGTTGTTTTTGGAaggtgaagttttcttttctttctttttttgtaaatcttcctcaatataaatcttttaatttaaaagtcaatttttaCTGTCGAAAATGCAAACTTAGGGAGGGCAGAAAGATCACACACAGAGCTGCCACTTCACACCTGGAGGGTTGCTCGGTGGCCGtccagaggcgctcctcacttcccagacggtgTGGGGGCTGGGCAGAGACGCTCCTCACTTCCCTGAGGGTGCGGTGGTGGCGGGCAGAGGTGCTCCTCTTTTCCCAGANTCCTCACTTCCCTGAGGGTGCGGTGGTGGCGGGCAGAGGTGCTCCTCTTTTCCCAGATGGTGCGGCGgtgggcagaggcgctcctctgGAAGGTGAAGTTTTCTGTTGCCATCAGAAAGAGATGGACAAAGGATAAGACCATTGGTGGAAAATAAACAGTTCCGTTCATCAGAAACATACTTCGTAggagaaaatagaataataaccCTAGACCAGGGAGGCATCGTCAAACCCAGCTGTAAGGCGGCAGTTAAGGCACAGTGGGGAAGGGACACCAACTTTGCAGCCAGGTAACTCTGAGATCCGCCCCTtccttactgtgtgaccttgagtggTTTACTTAATGTCTCCAGGCCTCtaactgcaggcgtgagccacttgcccaacccattttattttttcaaaaacgttttcaggccaggtgtggtgtctcgtgccagtaatcccagcactgtgggaggccgaggcagacggatgacttgaggtcaggagttcgacaccagcctgggcaaggtgctgaaaccccatctctacaaaaacaaaaacaaaacaaattagccagatgtggtggtgcgcacctgtaattcccgctactagggaggttgagtggggaggatcacttgagccatgactgcatcactgcacaccagcctgggcgacagagtgagaccctgtctcaaaaaagagaaaaaagaaaaagaaaaatctttttccacctgtgtaattttatttgaagaaGGTTATATATGACTGACTGctgggctcatacctgtaataccagcactttgggaggttgaggcaggcagatcacctgaggtcaggagatcgagaccagcctgaccaacatggtgaaaacctgtcacaacaaaaacaaaaacaaaaacaaaattagcgaggcatggtggcacacacctgtagtcccaactacctgggaggctgaggcaggagaatagctggaatccaggaagtggacgttgcagtgagccgagatctcatcactgtactccagcctaggcgacagagcaagactccatctcaaaaagttaaaaaataggccgggctcagtgactcacatctgtaatcccagaactttggaaggctgaggcaggtggatctcctaaggtcaggagttcgagaccatcctgaccaacatggagaaactccatctctactaaaaaagaatgcaaaattagccaggtgtggtggtgcatgcctgtaatcccagctactcgggaggctgaggcaggagaatcacttgaacccgggagacagaggttgcggtgagcccagatcgtgccattgtactcaagcccgggcaacaagaatgaaacaccatctcaaaataacataaaataaaataacaaaaataaatataaaacagaaggTTATATATATGGGATCTTTAGTATATGCTTATATGGAatatatatctagaatatatatggGATCTTTTGATAAGATTTCTTTTGATATGTATAGAATCATCAGTATATGATTAGATATGGAATGTGTGTATGGAATCATTCGTGATTGAcgtttttcactcagcataatatcCTTGAGGTTCATCTGAATTGTTGCTGGTTTCCATAGGTTGGTTGTTTCCATTGCAGGGCACGATTCATGGCATGGATGTACCACAGCAGGTTGAACCATTCACCCACTGGACGTTTAGATTGGTTGCtgtttttggctgttgtgaacacagctgctataaacacaggtttttgttttggttttaaaatgtgaacgtaagttttcatttctctggaataaatgcCCAATAGTGCAATTGCTGAACTGTATGTTAAgtacatgtttagttttataagaaactacttggccaggcatggtggctcacacctgtaatcagtGCTCCtaaagcactttaggaggctgaggtgggcggatcatgagtcaagagatcgagaccatcctggtcaacatgatgaaaccatgtctctactaaaaatacaaaaattagctgggcatggtggtgcgcacctgcagtcccagctacttaggaggctgaggcaggagaatcgcttgaactcaggaggcggaggttgcaatgagctgagatcatgccactacattgcagcctaggcgacagagtgagaaactatctggaaaaaaagaaaaaaaaaaaaagaaaagaaagaaagaaagaaactgctaaactaAATTGGAGAATAGctgtactattttatattctcaccagcaatgtataaatgATCCAGTTTCTCCAGCATTTGGTGCTGccactgtgttttattttagccattgaTAAGTCTGTGGTAACATTCTGATAGGTCTGTGAtaatattgtggttttaatgttcACTTCCCTAATGGCTGATGATGTCGTATGTCTTTTTCATGTGCCTGTCATCTACGTATTGCTTTGGTAAAAACTTTGCTCctggttttctatttttccaattttaaaaatattgtggtaaattatatataacataaactcTACCATCTTGACCATTTTTAAGCACAGAGTTAAGCGGtattaaacatattaaacatatttgtaatgttgtgcaaccaccaccaccatccttttccacagctcttctttttttttttttctttttcttttttttttttttgtgacagagtctcactctgttgcccaggctggagtgcagtggcacgatcacagctcaccacaacctccacctcccgggttcaagcaattctcctgcctcagcctcccaagtagctgggattataggtgcgcaccaccacacccagtcaatttttgtatttttagtttagacagggtttcaccatgttgaccaagctggtcttgaactcctgacttcagatgatccacctacctcagcctcccaaagagctgggattacagacgtgagctgctGCGCCGAGCCggctcttttcatcttgtaagactgaaactctgtacctgttAAACGCAAACTCCTCATTCccttctccccattccctcctccccattccctcctgcccattttctcctctgccagccactggcaaccaccatgctactttctgtctttaaCATTTcgaatattctctttttttgttttttgtttgtttgcttgtttgttttgagatgaagcctccctctgtcacccaggctggagtgcagtggcacaatctcggctcactgcaacctctgcctcccgggttcaagcgattcttcatgccttagcctcccaagtagctgggattacaggcatatcccaacatgcctggctaatttttatattttcagtagaaacatgTTTTcggcatgttggtcaggctgatcttgaagtcctgaccctGACGGGTgaggtggctcccgcctgtaatctcagcaatttggaaggccgaggccgatggatcacgaggtcaggagttcgagaccagcctggccaacatggtgaaactttgtctctattaaaaatacaaaaattagccagggatggtggctcacccctgtaatcccagcactttgggaggctgaggtgggagaattacaaagtcaggagattgagaccatcctggccaacatggtgacaccccgtctctactaaaaacacacccAAAACATGGCCGgaggtggtggcgggcgcttgtaatctcagctactcaggaggctgaggcagaagaatcactggaacccaggaggcagaggttgcaataagccgagaccattccactgcactccagcttgggcaacagagcaaaactctgtcaaaaaaaaaaaaaaaaaaaaattagccaggcatggtagcgggcccctataatcccagccactcaggagactgaggcaggagaattgcttcagccggggaggcagaggctgcagtgaaccaagatcacaccactgtactcctgcctggatgacacagcctgtcaaaaaaaaaaaaaaaaaaaaaaaaaaactcctgacctcaggtgatccgctcacctgggcctccaaagtgctaggattacaggcatgagccactgcactgggctggCCATTCTGAATATTCTAAGTGcgtcatgtaagtggaatcattcagtgtttctctttatgtgattggcttattttactcagcataatatcctcaaggttcatccatgttgtagcatgggtcagaacttccttccttttctagGCTGAATAACACTCCATTGTATGTGTAGACCACATTTTGCCTCTCCATTCACGTATTGATGAAAACCTGGGTTGCTTCcgtgggtgtacaaatatctctttgagactctgCTTTCAATGTTTTTGAGTGTATACCcggcagtggaattgctggatcatctggccattctatttgtaattttttgaggaactgccatgctgttttccacagtggctggctGCTGTCAGTGGGTGAAGtgctctgtatatgtctgttagatctAGTTGGCTTATTGTGTTGAGTtctctatttccttcctttttatctaTCTGGTTGTTCTGTCCATTATTGAGCATCGAGCACTGACATCTCCAATTATTGTAGAACTTTAATTCTCCCTCGATTCTGTTaatttttgcctcatatattttgatgAGCTATTATTaagtgtgtaatttttttttttttttttttggatacagagtctctgtcagtcaggctggagtgcaatggcaagatcttggctcactgcaacctccgcctcctgcgttcaagcgattctcctgcctcagccttccaagtagcggggattacaggcatgggccaccacccccagctaattttgtatttttggtagagacagggtttcaccacgttggtcaggctggtctcaaactcttgacctcaggtgatcagcacacctcggcctcccaaagtgctgggattacaggcatgaatcactacCCCGGCCTTGGTGTGTAAATTTTTAGAACTGTTATACTTCTTGATGccttaaaacttttattaatatataatgtccagctgggcacggtggctcacacctctattcccagcactttgggaggccaaggtgggagaatcacttgaggttgggagtttgagaccagcctgcccaatatggtgaagcctcatatctactaaaaatacaaaaaattagctgggtgtggtggtgcatgcctgtaatcccagctacttgggaaacagaggcaggagaatcgcttgaacctgggaggcagaggttgtggtgagccaagatcgcggcattgcactctcgcctgggcaacaagagagaaattccgaccaaaaaaaaaaaaaaagtctttcttcaTGTCTTATAACATTTCATCATTTAAACTctaaattttttaagagatggggtctcactatgttgtccaggctagtcttgaactcctgggctcaagcaatcctcccacctcagcctcctgagtagctgagattacaggcatgagccgctacATCTggttaaaatctgttttatctgatattagcATAGCCACtgctgctctcttttggttactatttgcattacgttttatttttattcatttgggtGAGCCCACCTTTAGTATCTGCCACACTCTCCAAAGTGATATTCCCACTAGTGTTTACCCGTGTATTAATAAGGCTATtcaattttgcatattttattgcttatttcattttttctataaattgcctgtgcatatcctttgcccatttttctgttggCAGAAGCCTCTAACCCAATGCTGGATTGGGGTTTCGGGAGCCAGCCTTTTTTCTTGACTTTGATTTCACCATCTAGCAGATATTTGTAGCAGACAAACCTTTTATCTAGAAACCTTTTATGAGATTAAGAAAGCTCGCTAAGAGTTTTGTTGAACTGGGAATGCTTTCTTTGGCATGGCAGCACGCTTCAAGCTCTTAAGATAGCTTCTAAGCTGTCTTTGCATCTTCTAagatgctgttttgttttgttttttgagacggagtcttgctctgttgcccaggctggagtgcaacggtgtgatctcggctcactgcaaccttcacctcttccATGGGAACTATTTTACTCCAACGCCTGGACCCAGGATCTTCCATAAGTGCCACAACCTGAAACAACAGGGAGGGCTCCTCTGGGACTGCTGTGCCCCCCTGCCAGTGCCACCACCCTGTACACCCACGTTCCTCTGTGCACTGGAGCCTGACTCAGGGCAGCAAAATCCCAGTGGGAACTGGCCCCTTCCTGTTCCTCTTGAGGTCAGGTCAGGAAAGAGTGTGTAAGGCATCCATAGAACCTGGGGGGTGACTCTGGGCTCATAGCAGTGCTGCAGTCCTCAGGGTGACTGGGATAAGAGTGTGCACCGTCCCTGGGCCAGCTGGAGGGAAGAGATTGCGCCCTTTTCTGGGGACTGAAAGCCCCTCCCCATTTCGGGCTCTGCGACACTGAGGGAAAATGAAAGACCCCACATCCCGCTGGAGTTTCCACCAGAGCCCAGGACAAGTCCCCGGGGACAGGAAGGAGCTGGTTCCCCATGTGGGCGGCAGGGATGGGAGCAGGGAGAATGGCCTCCTTCACAGGTGCAGGCTTCACCCGAGATTCACCCTGGTCCCCTGTAAGTGGAGACCTAGCAGGGGTCCAGAATATTGAGGgacagagcagggcagagggaCCTGGGCAGGTGCTGGGCTGTGCAGCCCGGGTCACCCTGGGACCAGAATGGAGGTCCCGCTTGGGTCTGGAGTCCATGCTGCTGTGTACaaggtcctggctctgccaccacTGTGGGGCCCCGTCTCCCTACACCCCAGAGGGACCACAGGCTCTCCGTTCCCAGCCCAGGTCCCAGCAGTGTCATGGGGCTGTGTCCAGTCACCTCACCAGGACTCACAGGGCTCCCAGGTCATGGGCAAAGCTGTGAGTTGAGGCCCAGGGGACAGGGAGCCTGGGCCCTTGGAAGGTGGGGTTCTAGGGGACGGGGGGCGGGTCTCCCTGGGACCTGCCCTGTGACATGACTAACTGTGGGGTTCTTTCACCAGCTGAGCCCCTCTGGCTTCCCCTACACTGGCCCCTTTCCCAGAATGACTGCACATTTTTCATCACTTGCTTCCAACAAGTGGAGTTGGGGCGGTTGTCAAACCCAGAGACACAAGCAAAGGGCAGCTTGGACAACCCGGTCCCTCCCGCACCCGCTCCTGCGTGGGAAATGCGGAAGTCCTCTGCTCAGGGCGGGGCTGGGGTGTGCCCTGGAGTGCTCTGGGGCACCTGGAGGAGGTTTCCTTTTGTCAAGTCTCTGTCActgtgtgtgggtgcatgtgttgtgtgtgcgtgtgttgtgtgtgttgtgtgtatgtgtgtcttgtgtgtttgtgtgttgtatgtgtgtcttgtatgtgtttgtgtgttgtgtgtttgtgtgtgtgttgtgtgtatgtgtgtgttgtgtgcgtgttgtgtgtgtatgtgtgtcttgtgcatgtttgtgtgttgtgtgcgtgtttgtgtgttgtgtatgtgtgttgtgtgtgtgtttgtgtgttgtgtgtgtgtgtgttgtgtgtgtgtgttgtgtttgtgtgttgtgtgtgttgtgtttgtgtgtgtgttgtgtgtttgtgtgttgtgtgtgttgtgtgtgtgtgtgttgtgtgtgtgtgttgtgtgtgttgtgtgtgtgtgttgtgtgtgtgtgtgtcttgtgtgtgttgtgtgttgtgtgtgtgtctaggccAGGGAAGCAGTGAGTCGTTTCTGCCCAGGAGCAGCTGCGTGTGAGGCCAGTTCTTGGTCTTTTACGTGGCTTCTGAGGACTTTCCAGAAATCGTGAGGTGGGAGCCGCCTGCTGTAATCAGGCACATAAGTCACATATCCCAGAGCTGGGAACCAGCACAGAAGGCCCGGGACAGACCCCAAGCTGAAGCCACAGCCCTGACACCTGCCACCCTAGTCCTGGGCTCCGTCTCTGCCTCCGGAGCCTCGTGTCTCCAGGGCTCAGCTCCCCTCCCCTCTGTggctgggctctgcctcctgggctgctcctctccccagccctctcTCTGGGCCCGGCCTGGACACCTGCCCCCTCCCTGGGCTCCTTCCCCCGACTGGCCCTGTCCTGGGTCTCAGCCATGGCCTCCCCTGGGCTCCCTCTCTAGGGGGTGGAATCAGGAAGGGGTGGACACAGGGCTGCTCCGGAGGGCCCCTGCCTGCACCTATGTGGCTCCTTTCCAACAGGGAGACCGGCTGCTGGCTGTCCTCTTACTGCTGGGCCTGTCCCTTCCAATCAGCGCCCGGGGCTCTGTGAGTGAGGGTGGGGTCTGCATTTAGGTTCCTCCCCTGTGAGGTTTAGCTGAGTTTTCTGGCTCCAGAGGGATGTCGTGTGACCTTTGGCCCGCTAAGGTCCAGTACACAAGGAAAGACATCTACACATTTGCTaacgttttgttgttgttgttgttgtttgagacacagtcttgctctgtcgcccacgctggtgtgcagtggcgtgatctcagctcactgcaagttctgcctcccgggttcatgccatcctcctgcctcagcctcctgagtagctgggactacaggtgcccaccaccacgcccggctaattttttgtatttgctaGTGTTCATGTAAACACTTGCAATTCATGATACAATTGCTGAGCCAAAGCAATTATGGAAGATTCTTAATGTTTTATTAGTCTAGATACAAAGCCAATTAATCAtttcattaataaattaaaaacaattctgaGAATATTGAGCACAATCTTACTATTATATACTTAGAACATAAGagaaattttcaattaaaattaattcactttgatttttaaaaaatctacttggTCAGGAGTGCCTTGCTTCGCTGGTGTCTGTGAGCGGCTGGAGATGGTGGTGAACGGCCTGTTTGCATTTCTTGGAAGAAGATCTTTTATTCTGTGGCTCAACCCAGGTCTCTGCCTTCCTTAGAGACTGAGGCCCATCCTTCAGTTTCCCTGATTCTGGAAGAGCAGTGGGGTTGAATGGAGCAGGAGGTGAGATAGTGGAAAGAGGGCACAGGGAGGAGGCCTGGGGACAGTGACAATgacaggagaggagggagggatgcgggaggtgggagagagagggaggctgtgagaaggaaagggagggactGAGTTGGGTGCCCTGAGGGGAGCAGGAACCGAGAGGAGGCTCTGAGCAGAGGGGAAGGCAAGGcccaggggagaggggaggagggggaggccgATGGGGCaccaggcagagggaggaagccGTCACCTGGAGAATGGCCCGAAGCCTCCCACTCAGGTCTTGGCTGTGCTCATCTAGTCCATCCCAGCGCTGGAAGGGACGTCCCTGGTGGTCCACAAAGGTGTCCCAGCAGTGCTTAAATTCTGAAAAGGGACAGGGGAGATAAGTCACGCTCCGGCTGTGGGGACGGGGTGGCACCAAGAGCCCGTGACTCTCAGGACAGATGTCCCACATCCTGGTTTCggtccctcctttccctctccctcccctaggGGCTGAGCTCCTTCATCAGGCCCTTCCTTCCCACTGGGATCTGGGCCAGCCCAGTTCTCATTCTTTCGGGAAGCCCCAAGTTCTGCTTCCACTTCCAgccaccctccctgccctccccggGCCCACATCTCCTGGCCTGGCCTCTCTCTTCCCAGAGACCGCAAAGTCGGGTCCCACAGCGCAGCCATCGTCTCTGCAGGCAGCAGACCAagacttttctccttttcttcccagtgacctctcctgcccccaccccaccccaccccactcaaACCTTCCATTCTTACCCTCGTAGGTCATGATAGAGACTTGGGCCCCAGCATCCCGCAGCGTTCGCAGTGCCTCCTGGTACAGGAAATCGTAATCATAGATGCGGGCAGCGAAGATGTGCAGTCTCACGTGTGTGTTCTCCTGAAGGAACGCACGCACTTGCTCGGCACAGCCCCTCCTCAAGCAGGGGCTCCAGGAGATGAACCAAGTGACCCTGTACGTCTGGGCCGGGTCCAACTGCCAAGAAGGAACCTCGCCCAGGAAGCACAGCTCCGCGTGGCAGCCGTAATCACCACGGAGAACATTCTTAGCCtagaaaaggaaacagagtgTGAGGTGATGTGTGGTGAACAGGGAGGGAGGGCCAGGAtcaggtggggctggggaggcggGGGCCTCCAGCACAAAATTAGAGGGGTCGCCAAAACCCCAGTTATTAGGATGCATGATTTTCTCTGCagtattaaaaatatcaaatgttaTGCAGAAATCCCAAGATAAGCAAAATATTGTCCATTAAATACAAACAGATCAGAAGCAATGAGGTTTGATTTTGCCCCAGCTCCGATATACACGTGACAGCACTCTCCTGTCAGTCTTTGTTAAAATCTTTGGTTTTATTTGTCATGATCCATTTGTaataaatttgcctttttaaaatattgcattaattattaaattagaaTGTGTTTTCTCTAGTTACTGAGCATTTGGAACCCCCTTCAATTTTGTACCCAAGGTCAGAGCCTTCAGGACCCTcaccccaggcccagccctgcaggGAGGTTACAGAGATGGGAGGGAGACGAGGAGCCGGCGGAGCCCCAGGGTCATTGGCCTGATGCCCCTGAGTGAGTGTGGTTCTTTCAAGGGGAGATTGACCTGCTCTACTCATCAACTCCCCTACTGCCATCCCATCTCAGGCCCATAATTCTAGAAGCTTCCATTCTGTGCCACAACCTGTGCTGAGCCCAGAAGTGATATAGACTTAGGCCAAAAGGCCACCAAAAGTAGTGGGGAAGGGAAGACCAGCAAGACTCACTCCAACATAGGAAGGTCCCTGGGACATGGGATAATTGTCATTATCATGACTTATAGAAATATGGTATTTTCTCCAAACTTCAGAGAAAAGGATTTTCCACTAAGACTAGGAACTGGTCAAACTGGGGATAGCAGGGCAGCAAAGACTGTGATTATGATGGGGACAAGAACAGGGAGGGACTCCATTCAGAGGGATCGCATGGTGGAGTGGATCACACGGTTTGTGCTGAGAAGGAGCTGTGGGTCATTCCTGGGGGAGTCCCACTGCTTAGGCAGTGATGGAGACTGGCACCCTTCAAAGGATGTTCTAAGCAGTGTGTGTGGGTCCAGCAAGGCCCACACTGAGTTCACAGAGCCCAGAGGAGCCCCCAGTTTCCAGCACCAGAGCCAAGCAGAACCTGGCCTCTCCAGACAGAGGCTGTGCTGGGTAGGGTCCAGGGAAGAAAGTCCCACGGGCTCAGGGCCCCtcagcctggcctggcccagctcctccccaaatgctggacATCCCTGCATCCTGACATGAGGCCTGTTCTGGTCTTGCTGTGGACTCCACCCCGGGCCGGACAGAACCCCTGATcggcctctcctgcctcagtctctctccCTGCAGGATGAGGCCAAAGAGCAGGCACAGGGGCATCCTGGCCTTGTGAGTCAGGTAGGCCCTGAGTCCTCAAATCCCACAGTTCCAAATCGCTCCTGGTGGGAGCTGCATCCGTGAGG
This genomic interval from Theropithecus gelada isolate Dixy chromosome 10, Tgel_1.0, whole genome shotgun sequence contains the following:
- the LOC112632749 gene encoding DNA dC->dU-editing enzyme APOBEC-3A-like, with amino-acid sequence MDSSPASRPRHLMDPDTFTFNFNNDLSVRGRHQTYLCYEVERLDNGTWVPMDERRGFLHNKAKNVLRGDYGCHAELCFLGEVPSWQLDPAQTYRVTWFISWSPCLRRGCAEQVRAFLQENTHVRLHIFAARIYDYDFLYQEALRTLRDAGAQVSIMTYEEFKHCWDTFVDHQGRPFQRWDGLDEHSQDLSGRLRAILQNQGN